CGCCATTCAAGTTGGATTCGAAGAGCTTACACCGGAAAGAGCAAAAAAAATACTGACAAAGCCTCTGGTGAAGAAGTTTGAAGCCGTAAAGGTCAAACCACATAGAGTTCTCAAAGAGTTCAAGGTTGGTAACATCAGTGACTTCAATGTTGGTGATATCATAGAAGCTGGCGTCTTTTCTGAAGGCGAAAAGGTAGACGTAACTGGATTTTCGAAGGGTAGAGGTTTTTCCGGCGCGATGAAGAGATGGAACTTCAGAGGTGGAGAGGCTTCTCATGGTTCGAAGTTCCACAGAGAACTGGGTTCGGTGGGTAATCACACTGATCCTGCGAAGATCTGGAAGGGTAAGAAGATGCCCGGTCAGTACGGTAACGAGAAGAAGACTGTAAAGAATCTAACCGTTGTAAAAGTCGATGCAGAGAATGGACTCTTAGCCATTTATGGCGCAGTTCCAGGAGCGAGGGGCGGCCTCTTAGTAATTAAGAGCGCAAACAGATAGCCCCGAAAATGTGTTGGAAGGAGGACGCAACAATGGCTCAAGCCGACGTTGTGAATATGGCCGGCCAGAAAGTTGGCACAGTAGAACTGATTGAAAGCGTCTTTAACGTTGAACCGAACAAAGATCTTATGTTCAGATACGTTAATATGCAGCTCTCAGGTAGACGTGCCGGACTGGCTTCGGCTAAGACAAGATCAGAGGTTAGGGGCGGGGGAAGAAAACCCTGGGCCCAGAAGCACACAGGAAGAGCAAGAGTAGGTTCAACGAGAAGTCCACTTTGGAGACACGGTGGAGTAATTCATGGACCAAAGCCAAAAGACTGGTCGTTCAATATGACCAAGAAAATGAAGAAGGTTGCGCTACGATCTGCTCTAAGTGTCAGACTCAATGAAGGCAATCTAATAGTTTTGGATGATCTCAAGTTTGACAATCCAAAGACAAAGCAGCTCAGAGAGGTCTTGAGTAATCTTGGACTTGATAAGTCGCAGAAGACACTCTTCGTTCTGCCATGGCAGAAAGACGAGTATCAGAACGTTAGACTCTCCGGGAAAAACATTTATGGTGTGAAGGTAATAATAGCGGATAATCCTGGAAATACAGCCGTAACCAGCAAGACAAATATCGACGGACTTAACGTCTACGACATAATAAATCATGAAAAGCTTGTAATCACGACTGATCTTGTTCGTAAAATCGAGGAGGTGCTCGGTTAATGACTGAAAAGAAGTATTACGGAGACGTTCTCCTCAGACCGCTGATCACTGAAAAGACAGTTGCTTCTGGTGAGATGAACAAGTACATTTTTGAAGTACATAGAGAGGCCAATAAGTATACAGTCAAAGACGCCGTTGAGAAGCTTTTCAATGTGAAGGTTGAACAGGTAAATATCATTAACATGAAGGGAAAACCAAAGAAACGTGGTGTCTTTATTGGCAAGTCGAGGTCCTGGAAGAAAGCAATCGTTACGCTTGTGACT
The Mesotoga sp. UBA6090 DNA segment above includes these coding regions:
- the rplC gene encoding 50S ribosomal protein L3, translated to MKGILGRKLGMTTIYKDGKAFGVTVVKAGPCTVVQKKTSEGGEYDAIQVGFEELTPERAKKILTKPLVKKFEAVKVKPHRVLKEFKVGNISDFNVGDIIEAGVFSEGEKVDVTGFSKGRGFSGAMKRWNFRGGEASHGSKFHRELGSVGNHTDPAKIWKGKKMPGQYGNEKKTVKNLTVVKVDAENGLLAIYGAVPGARGGLLVIKSANR
- the rplD gene encoding 50S ribosomal protein L4: MAQADVVNMAGQKVGTVELIESVFNVEPNKDLMFRYVNMQLSGRRAGLASAKTRSEVRGGGRKPWAQKHTGRARVGSTRSPLWRHGGVIHGPKPKDWSFNMTKKMKKVALRSALSVRLNEGNLIVLDDLKFDNPKTKQLREVLSNLGLDKSQKTLFVLPWQKDEYQNVRLSGKNIYGVKVIIADNPGNTAVTSKTNIDGLNVYDIINHEKLVITTDLVRKIEEVLG
- the rplW gene encoding 50S ribosomal protein L23, which translates into the protein MTEKKYYGDVLLRPLITEKTVASGEMNKYIFEVHREANKYTVKDAVEKLFNVKVEQVNIINMKGKPKKRGVFIGKSRSWKKAIVTLVTGYRIKELEGQH